One genomic window of Candidatus Limnocylindria bacterium includes the following:
- a CDS encoding DUF5668 domain-containing protein, whose protein sequence is MTFESPRRTPSLAFPLVLIALGVVFLLANAGYLDRVSWMGVAQLWPVLLVILGVDLLLRPRSVIVAAIVEIAIIGAALFYLAATPNLPGANVINTGTFTSQESVLRTGASSLSLTLGYGAGDLTVKAGPSAAVMPDLVMVKSTREDIDLQWNVRSSGSAIVEVKSTDQNSPLRGIARAWDVTVPSDMPVGLTLNLGAGDFDLDLSNVMLTEATINNGASNLEIALPKANGNVPVTVSTGASSVDLRIPAGVEYRVRVTGALNSISGPEESNGYSSATNRLTIAISSGVSSITIHQGVTE, encoded by the coding sequence CACCCCCTCTCTGGCTTTCCCGCTCGTCCTGATCGCGCTCGGTGTCGTGTTCCTGCTCGCCAACGCGGGATACCTGGATCGCGTCTCATGGATGGGCGTCGCCCAGCTCTGGCCGGTCCTCCTCGTGATCCTCGGCGTCGACCTGCTTCTACGGCCACGCTCGGTGATCGTCGCGGCGATCGTCGAGATCGCGATCATCGGCGCGGCCCTGTTCTATCTAGCGGCGACCCCGAATCTACCGGGTGCGAACGTCATCAACACCGGCACGTTCACCTCGCAGGAGAGCGTGCTTCGTACCGGCGCGTCGTCGCTCTCGCTCACGCTCGGCTACGGGGCCGGCGACCTCACCGTGAAGGCGGGCCCGTCCGCCGCCGTCATGCCGGACCTCGTCATGGTCAAGTCGACCCGCGAGGACATCGACCTGCAGTGGAACGTCCGTAGCAGCGGGTCGGCCATCGTCGAAGTGAAGTCGACGGATCAGAACAGTCCCCTTCGTGGGATCGCCCGAGCATGGGACGTCACCGTGCCGTCCGACATGCCCGTGGGCCTCACGCTCAACCTCGGAGCCGGCGACTTCGATCTCGACCTATCGAACGTGATGCTGACAGAGGCGACCATCAACAATGGCGCCTCGAATCTCGAGATCGCGCTGCCCAAGGCGAATGGCAACGTTCCCGTCACCGTCTCGACCGGCGCCTCGTCGGTCGACCTGCGCATCCCCGCAGGCGTCGAGTACCGCGTCCGCGTGACCGGTGCCCTGAACAGCATCTCGGGTCCTGAGGAGTCGAACGGCTATAGCTCGGCGACGAACCGATTGACCATCGCGATCTCGTCCGGCGTGTCTTCGATCACGATCCACCAGGGAGTGACGGAATGA